One genomic window of Paenibacillus xylanilyticus includes the following:
- a CDS encoding 3-oxoacyl-[acyl-carrier-protein] synthase III C-terminal domain-containing protein, with product MHINQIWSYIPEFAVPVRELNEHLGLKNAQTKVMEKIHGLKQVRQDKGGDLTSLLGRVLAQVVNSPEVVPSSIKYIIYCHTIQENFPFPMKVLQGLKQAYGLQHAIAFSLTQQNCASGLIALDVAATLLPSLEEDDHILILTGEKTFSPIVQLIPNTTVMGEAAAAVLIGNSNSGSRMIGLMNVTLGQFCNVLTGDPETLKEFQDIYTPQLCEVIVQAVNQTGLTMQDIRYIVPHNVNLSSWKKVAAALSFPLERVYTSNVPEIGHCFCSDPYINLKEISDLQLLQRDDYYLLVTVGLGATFSVAVMQYAGMGGGVVDHAVI from the coding sequence ATGCATATCAACCAAATCTGGTCTTACATTCCGGAGTTCGCTGTTCCTGTCCGGGAGTTAAATGAACATCTTGGACTCAAAAATGCTCAGACCAAAGTCATGGAGAAAATTCATGGTCTGAAACAGGTCCGGCAAGATAAGGGCGGTGATCTGACTTCACTTCTCGGGCGTGTGCTCGCCCAGGTGGTCAACAGTCCGGAGGTCGTTCCGTCTTCCATTAAGTATATCATTTATTGTCATACAATTCAGGAAAATTTCCCCTTTCCTATGAAGGTGCTTCAAGGCTTGAAACAAGCGTACGGGTTGCAACATGCAATTGCTTTTTCGCTGACGCAGCAAAATTGCGCTTCGGGTCTAATTGCATTGGATGTCGCCGCCACGTTGTTGCCTTCACTGGAAGAGGATGATCATATTTTAATCTTGACGGGTGAAAAAACATTCAGTCCCATTGTGCAGCTTATCCCCAACACAACGGTTATGGGAGAGGCTGCCGCGGCTGTTCTGATTGGAAATTCCAACAGCGGAAGCCGGATGATCGGACTAATGAATGTGACCTTGGGGCAATTTTGCAATGTGCTGACAGGGGATCCGGAGACGTTAAAAGAATTTCAGGACATTTATACACCACAGTTATGTGAAGTAATTGTCCAGGCAGTCAACCAAACCGGGCTCACGATGCAGGATATACGTTATATTGTTCCGCATAATGTGAATCTCTCTTCATGGAAAAAGGTTGCTGCAGCGTTGTCTTTTCCGTTGGAACGTGTATACACCTCCAATGTGCCAGAGATCGGACACTGTTTCTGTTCCGATCCATATATCAATCTGAAAGAAATTTCAGATTTGCAACTTCTACAGAGGGACGACTACTATTTGCTCGTCACCGTTGGTCTTGGAGCTACATTTAGCGTGGCAGTAATGCAGTATGCAGGAATGGGAGGTGGCGTAGTTGACCACGCTGTTATCTGA
- a CDS encoding SDR family oxidoreductase, with the protein MNPVYPFYGEKTVCKEQKLAFPPQHQDRQPGLETLMVPEPISEDPAYIGSCKLDGKVAIITGGDSGIGRAAAIAYAKEGADIVIAYLYERTDAEWTRDRIVELGQRCLLIEIDLRLKKNCDAVIRSTMETFGKIDILVNNHAVQYVQPSIVDITEEQLYHTFQTNVFSYFFLIQAALPHMCKGASIINTASITAYKGNVQLIDYSSTKGAVVSLTRVLAKSLASQGIRVNCVAPGPIWTPLIPSSFSAEDVQVFGTETPMGRAGQPYELAAAYVYLGSRDSSYVTGECIHINGGDMVTT; encoded by the coding sequence ATGAATCCTGTCTACCCTTTTTATGGTGAGAAGACGGTCTGCAAAGAGCAAAAACTGGCATTTCCACCCCAGCACCAGGATCGGCAGCCAGGTCTGGAAACACTCATGGTACCTGAACCCATTAGCGAGGATCCGGCTTACATTGGCAGCTGCAAACTGGATGGCAAAGTAGCCATCATTACGGGTGGGGACAGTGGAATCGGCAGAGCCGCAGCCATTGCTTATGCCAAGGAAGGTGCCGATATTGTCATTGCTTACCTGTATGAACGGACGGATGCCGAGTGGACTCGGGATCGTATTGTAGAGCTGGGCCAGCGCTGTCTGCTCATTGAGATCGACCTTCGGCTGAAGAAAAACTGTGATGCGGTCATTCGTTCTACAATGGAAACTTTCGGGAAAATAGATATTCTGGTCAACAATCATGCGGTGCAGTATGTGCAGCCGAGTATTGTCGACATTACGGAGGAACAGCTCTATCATACGTTCCAGACGAATGTGTTTTCCTATTTTTTTCTGATTCAGGCTGCTCTCCCGCATATGTGCAAAGGAGCTTCCATCATCAACACGGCTTCCATTACAGCCTATAAGGGCAATGTGCAGCTGATTGACTACTCCTCAACCAAAGGGGCTGTTGTCTCGCTGACACGCGTACTCGCCAAATCACTGGCTTCTCAGGGAATTCGGGTTAATTGTGTAGCTCCTGGTCCAATCTGGACCCCTCTCATTCCCTCCAGCTTCTCTGCTGAAGATGTGCAGGTATTTGGAACCGAAACGCCAATGGGTCGTGCAGGCCAACCATATGAGCTGGCAGCGGCCTATGTTTATCTCGGATCGCGTGATTCGTCGTACGTAACCGGTGAATGCATTCATATCAATGGCGGCGATATGGTGACCACCTAA
- a CDS encoding ATP-grasp domain-containing protein yields the protein MTTLLSDFSIKLKRALTGREDAVLVYLNNFEVEEYWNEQGVLKLPSLSIGSASDVVNRMEELGVFLAGEQDVVLLKSLPDPGFVADARAVGFGRSRFIATESNEPGMNITANILHCPRTLEKLHELAHDRSIQTYLVPFGVSDQEEELSRLTGIPLAVPPANVFRKVNDKGYARRLNAELGIRQIPGCECSSLEELSSGFEQLKSALEQGGRLVLKDSMGVSGKGITVIAEESRFRKCMSLLEKQASKNGTRTVNYVLEQWMNKTCDLNYQILIDRTGEIEFLGVKESLVEQGVHQGHLMPPRLDNNQMAVIQEAAFRIGAALHRDGYYGIAGIDAILDEDGSVWPNLEINARFNMSTYQINIQNRWISDGMFGLAKKYALRLNEKLKYEDLRSVLGQLLFDPLKGEGLLINNFATVNAAFKSTGSLFSGRLYGVIIAHSEEQLRATDIAVEAALTTINEVK from the coding sequence TTGACCACGCTGTTATCTGACTTTTCGATCAAGCTGAAGCGTGCACTCACAGGTAGAGAGGATGCCGTATTGGTTTATCTGAACAATTTCGAAGTCGAGGAATACTGGAATGAGCAAGGGGTACTGAAGCTACCTTCTCTAAGTATTGGATCTGCTTCAGACGTAGTGAACCGGATGGAGGAGCTGGGTGTCTTTCTCGCAGGAGAACAGGACGTTGTTCTGCTGAAGAGTTTGCCAGATCCCGGTTTTGTGGCAGATGCCCGCGCGGTTGGATTCGGGCGTTCCCGATTTATTGCAACAGAGTCCAATGAACCAGGGATGAACATTACTGCCAACATCCTGCATTGTCCGCGTACGTTGGAGAAGCTGCACGAACTGGCTCATGATCGTAGCATTCAGACGTATCTGGTCCCGTTCGGGGTTTCAGATCAGGAAGAAGAGTTATCCCGTCTGACAGGCATTCCTCTTGCAGTGCCCCCAGCGAATGTATTTCGTAAGGTCAATGACAAGGGTTATGCCCGTCGTCTTAATGCCGAACTTGGTATTCGCCAGATTCCAGGCTGTGAATGTTCTTCACTGGAAGAGCTGTCCTCAGGATTTGAACAATTGAAGTCTGCGCTGGAACAAGGAGGCAGACTTGTATTGAAAGATTCGATGGGTGTATCAGGGAAAGGCATTACCGTTATTGCTGAGGAGTCCCGCTTCCGCAAATGCATGAGTTTGCTCGAAAAGCAGGCTAGCAAAAATGGGACAAGAACAGTCAATTATGTATTGGAACAATGGATGAACAAGACCTGTGACTTGAACTACCAGATTTTAATTGACCGAACTGGCGAGATTGAGTTTCTCGGTGTTAAGGAATCCTTGGTTGAACAGGGAGTGCACCAAGGGCATTTAATGCCGCCGCGCCTGGATAATAACCAGATGGCAGTTATTCAGGAAGCTGCATTTCGCATCGGAGCAGCACTTCATAGAGACGGATATTACGGCATAGCCGGTATTGATGCCATTCTCGATGAAGACGGAAGTGTGTGGCCGAACCTGGAAATCAATGCAAGGTTTAATATGTCTACCTATCAGATCAATATCCAGAACCGCTGGATTTCGGATGGCATGTTCGGACTGGCTAAGAAATATGCACTCCGGCTGAATGAGAAGCTGAAGTACGAGGACTTACGGTCTGTGCTTGGACAGCTGCTGTTTGATCCATTAAAAGGCGAAGGCTTGCTGATTAACAACTTTGCTACCGTTAATGCTGCATTCAAAAGCACAGGCAGCCTATTCTCAGGCCGTCTGTATGGCGTAATTATTGCGCATTCGGAGGAACAGTTGCGAGCAACTGATATTGCAGTGGAAGCAGCACTAACTACCATAAACGAGGTGAAATAA
- the lysA gene encoding diaminopimelate decarboxylase produces the protein MSGEYHIQQVAISEIAGRFGTPLYVYDGDVLEQVYQELRGLLTPKVELFYSLKANPNISIVHLLHELGARAEVCSMTELHTALEAGVKPEHIIFLGPGKSAAEIIACVRQGIYAIVCESFQELERIEAIAAEEGRVVQVALRINPSFAVKGSRLTMGGKPRQFGIDENHVIQGKEKFERCSHVDIMGLHVYMGTRMLEVEPIVQNTRHILELADRIEQHLGIKLRMVDVGGGLGVPYHEGEEPLSVGSLTEQLNPLFDEYKSNHPDTRLFMELGRYLVGKSGMLVSRALYVKQSYGETFIVTDGGTNCHMAAVGIGSFVKRNFPIASLTRYGESPVAEYNITGPLCTPNDVIGKRVNLPYVAQGDLIGVFHSGAYGPTASPTHFLSHGSPAEVMVSGGEVHLIRERDTPQDMLGKQRLIHVSPSAVTNL, from the coding sequence ATGTCAGGGGAATACCATATTCAGCAAGTTGCCATCTCCGAAATTGCTGGGCGCTTCGGCACACCATTGTATGTATATGATGGCGATGTATTGGAGCAAGTCTATCAGGAACTTCGAGGATTGCTTACGCCAAAAGTAGAGCTATTCTATTCCCTTAAAGCCAATCCCAATATCTCCATTGTTCATTTGTTGCACGAGCTTGGAGCCCGGGCTGAGGTTTGTTCCATGACCGAGTTACATACGGCGCTTGAAGCGGGTGTGAAGCCTGAGCATATTATTTTTCTAGGACCAGGTAAGAGTGCTGCTGAGATTATTGCATGTGTAAGGCAGGGCATTTACGCCATCGTATGCGAATCATTTCAGGAGCTTGAGCGCATTGAAGCAATTGCAGCGGAAGAAGGGCGAGTTGTGCAGGTCGCACTGAGAATCAATCCTTCGTTTGCCGTAAAAGGATCCCGTCTGACCATGGGCGGCAAACCGCGCCAGTTTGGTATCGACGAGAACCATGTGATTCAAGGAAAGGAAAAGTTTGAACGTTGCTCACATGTGGATATTATGGGACTGCATGTCTATATGGGGACTCGCATGCTTGAAGTGGAGCCCATTGTGCAAAATACACGCCACATTTTGGAACTGGCCGACCGGATTGAGCAGCATTTGGGCATCAAACTGCGCATGGTCGATGTGGGTGGGGGGTTGGGAGTTCCGTATCATGAAGGGGAAGAGCCGCTGTCCGTGGGTTCGTTAACGGAGCAATTGAATCCGTTGTTTGATGAATATAAATCGAATCATCCTGACACCCGTTTGTTTATGGAGCTGGGACGTTATCTGGTGGGCAAAAGCGGTATGCTTGTGAGCCGTGCACTGTATGTTAAACAATCGTACGGAGAAACCTTTATCGTTACGGATGGAGGGACGAACTGCCATATGGCAGCAGTCGGTATCGGATCGTTTGTGAAGCGGAACTTTCCGATCGCTTCTCTGACACGTTATGGTGAATCCCCGGTAGCGGAGTACAACATCACGGGACCACTCTGTACCCCAAACGATGTGATTGGTAAACGAGTGAATCTGCCTTATGTTGCTCAAGGGGATCTGATTGGAGTTTTTCATTCTGGTGCTTACGGTCCTACAGCTTCTCCGACCCATTTCCTGAGCCATGGCAGCCCTGCAGAAGTGATGGTCAGCGGGGGAGAGGTGCATCTGATTCGGGAGAGAGATACACCTCAGGATATGCTGGGCAAACAACGTTTAATCCATGTTTCACCGTCAGCAGTAACTAACTTATGA
- a CDS encoding BMP family lipoprotein: MKTKRVTRALWSMILIVMVLMLGACSSTENETAADERTKVGIVLTEVGLGDRSFNDAAFEGLVQARNENTIRFDYKEPGKDLTTETAFEQFAQDGVDLIIGLSDTLLPDLEKVAEQYPEQQFLIVDGHSELPNVTSMSFRSEEGSYLAGMIAGFATTENHVGFLGGMEIPLLRDFQQGFEQGVQAVNPEATVQVVYAGDFGNSKLGEELAAKMIQEQDVDVIYVAAGLTGVGSLTEIQKLGKYAIGVDTDQFFLAEKAVLTSMLKNVNVSIYNAVNTFTKNNHSFPEQNMVEGLAEDAVGLTALHNITLSAEQQQIFEDRKAEIISGKTKITLEP, encoded by the coding sequence ATGAAAACAAAAAGGGTCACCCGGGCTTTATGGAGCATGATTTTGATTGTCATGGTTTTGATGCTGGGGGCATGTTCTTCCACAGAAAATGAAACGGCAGCGGACGAGCGGACCAAAGTAGGTATTGTCCTTACTGAAGTTGGCCTTGGCGATCGTTCATTCAATGATGCTGCTTTTGAAGGACTGGTTCAGGCCAGAAATGAAAACACGATTCGGTTTGATTATAAAGAGCCCGGAAAAGATCTAACCACAGAAACCGCATTTGAGCAATTCGCTCAGGATGGTGTGGACTTGATTATCGGACTTAGCGACACTCTTCTGCCTGATCTCGAAAAGGTCGCTGAGCAATATCCGGAGCAGCAGTTTCTTATTGTCGACGGACACTCCGAATTGCCAAATGTGACCTCCATGTCATTCCGCAGTGAAGAAGGCAGTTATCTTGCCGGCATGATCGCTGGCTTCGCGACAACCGAGAATCACGTAGGCTTTTTGGGCGGAATGGAGATTCCTCTTCTCCGCGATTTTCAACAGGGTTTCGAGCAAGGGGTGCAGGCCGTTAATCCGGAGGCTACAGTTCAGGTCGTTTATGCAGGAGACTTCGGCAATTCGAAGCTTGGCGAGGAGCTGGCAGCGAAGATGATCCAGGAGCAAGACGTCGATGTTATTTATGTCGCAGCAGGCCTCACCGGCGTAGGCTCACTAACCGAGATTCAGAAGTTGGGGAAATACGCCATCGGTGTAGATACGGATCAATTCTTTTTGGCGGAAAAGGCTGTTCTCACCTCGATGCTGAAAAATGTCAATGTCTCCATCTACAACGCTGTTAACACGTTTACGAAAAACAATCACTCCTTCCCGGAGCAAAACATGGTTGAGGGGCTGGCAGAAGATGCCGTAGGCCTGACCGCATTACATAACATCA
- the fosB gene encoding metallothiol transferase FosB: protein MNIQGINHLCFSVSNLERSITFYEQALGARIQVKGRKLAYFELAGLWIALNQEDVIRNYTERTYTHIAFTVKEEEFDTSVQELKAAGADILPGRARNPRDARSVYFTDPDGHLFELHTGTMKQRLDYYREDKPHMTFYT, encoded by the coding sequence GTGAATATACAGGGAATTAATCATCTGTGCTTTTCCGTATCCAATCTGGAACGATCCATTACCTTCTATGAGCAGGCTCTCGGTGCCCGGATTCAAGTGAAGGGCCGCAAGCTGGCGTATTTTGAACTGGCTGGTCTCTGGATCGCTTTGAATCAGGAGGATGTTATCCGCAATTATACGGAACGAACCTATACACATATTGCCTTCACCGTGAAGGAAGAGGAGTTTGATACCTCTGTGCAAGAGCTAAAGGCAGCAGGGGCCGATATTCTTCCTGGCAGAGCGCGCAATCCCAGAGATGCAAGGTCTGTTTATTTTACCGATCCCGATGGTCATCTGTTCGAACTGCACACAGGCACCATGAAACAAAGACTGGATTATTATCGTGAAGATAAACCACATATGACTTTTTATACATGA
- a CDS encoding gamma-glutamyltransferase family protein — protein MNYDPLYQPYPSYRVPVYANKGMVATSQPLAAQAGLDVLKKGGNAIDAAIATAAALTVLEPTSNGIGGDAFALVWTEGKLHGLNASGPAPQGISIEALKAAGHSEMPKLGVIPVTVPGAPAGWAELSRRFGRLTLAEALEPAIRYAEEGYPLAPGLARHWARAADIYARQGDAAAGRAWLETFAPGGRVPAAGEMWRSPDHANTLRRIGESGARDFYEGELAERIHSFMAEHGGYLTKEDLAAFQPEWVDPISVSYRGYDVWEIPPNGQGLIALAALNLLKGFDFDEKESVLGYHRQLEAMKLAFADGEKYITEERKMGVTVKELLSEAYAEERRKLIGDVARLPEAGDPKGSGTVYLAAADGEGNMVSFIQSNYMGFGSGLVVPGTGIALQNRGHNFSLDPNHANALEPGKRTYHTIIPGFLTRGDEAVGPFGVMGGFMQPQGHVQVVMNTVDFHLNPQAALDSPRWQWTKGKTILVETGFPQHIAQALARKGHDIQVALDPSMFGRGQIIWRDPGSGVLCAGTESRTDGSVAAW, from the coding sequence ATGAACTACGATCCACTCTATCAACCGTACCCCTCTTATCGTGTGCCCGTCTATGCCAACAAAGGCATGGTCGCCACTTCGCAGCCTCTTGCAGCACAAGCAGGTCTGGATGTGTTAAAAAAAGGCGGCAACGCCATTGATGCCGCGATCGCAACGGCTGCTGCGCTCACCGTGCTGGAGCCAACGTCCAATGGCATTGGGGGCGATGCCTTTGCCCTCGTCTGGACCGAGGGCAAGCTGCACGGCCTGAATGCCAGCGGTCCTGCGCCTCAGGGCATATCCATTGAGGCGCTCAAGGCGGCAGGCCATTCGGAGATGCCGAAGCTTGGGGTCATACCGGTGACGGTGCCTGGCGCACCGGCAGGCTGGGCTGAGCTGAGCCGCCGCTTCGGGCGGCTCACGCTGGCGGAAGCGCTGGAACCGGCTATCCGCTACGCGGAGGAAGGTTACCCGCTTGCGCCTGGGCTGGCGCGCCACTGGGCACGGGCAGCGGACATTTATGCACGCCAGGGTGATGCGGCAGCAGGGCGTGCCTGGCTTGAGACATTCGCTCCAGGCGGGCGTGTTCCGGCCGCGGGCGAGATGTGGCGTTCGCCGGATCACGCGAATACGCTTCGCCGAATCGGCGAGAGCGGCGCACGTGACTTTTACGAAGGAGAACTGGCAGAGCGCATTCATTCGTTTATGGCAGAGCATGGCGGCTACCTGACCAAAGAGGACCTGGCGGCCTTTCAGCCTGAATGGGTCGATCCCATCTCGGTTTCCTATCGTGGCTACGATGTCTGGGAGATCCCGCCAAACGGTCAGGGACTGATTGCCCTCGCAGCGCTCAATCTGCTCAAAGGATTCGACTTTGATGAAAAAGAATCCGTGCTCGGGTATCACAGACAGCTCGAAGCGATGAAACTCGCATTCGCCGATGGAGAGAAATATATAACCGAAGAACGGAAGATGGGCGTGACGGTGAAGGAGCTCCTATCCGAAGCGTACGCGGAAGAGCGGCGCAAACTCATTGGGGACGTGGCACGCCTGCCTGAAGCAGGCGATCCAAAGGGAAGCGGTACGGTATACCTCGCTGCGGCTGACGGTGAAGGCAACATGGTTTCCTTCATTCAGAGCAATTATATGGGCTTCGGCTCCGGGCTGGTCGTACCGGGAACAGGTATCGCCCTGCAAAATCGGGGCCACAATTTCTCTCTCGATCCGAATCATGCAAACGCCCTGGAACCAGGCAAACGCACCTATCATACGATCATTCCAGGATTCCTTACGCGCGGTGATGAAGCAGTTGGCCCATTCGGGGTCATGGGCGGTTTCATGCAGCCTCAGGGCCATGTGCAGGTTGTCATGAACACCGTAGACTTCCACTTGAATCCGCAGGCAGCACTGGATTCTCCAAGGTGGCAGTGGACCAAAGGCAAAACGATACTGGTGGAGACCGGCTTTCCGCAGCATATTGCACAAGCACTTGCCCGTAAAGGGCATGATATTCAGGTTGCTCTCGACCCTTCCATGTTTGGACGCGGCCAGATTATATGGCGTGACCCGGGCAGCGGGGTACTATGCGCTGGCACCGAAAGCCGGACAGATGGATCGGTGGCTGCATGGTAA
- a CDS encoding acyl carrier protein — translation MTTALLLEEIKGALAEVLNMEADQAINLNTSLFDELHLDSTSVLELLMTLEDRIDGLEIDPDELEPDVFDTVGSLAAYIEKQLVAV, via the coding sequence ATGACCACTGCATTATTGCTTGAAGAGATTAAGGGAGCCCTTGCCGAAGTGTTGAATATGGAAGCGGACCAGGCTATTAACCTAAATACGTCTTTATTTGACGAGCTTCATCTGGACTCTACTTCCGTTCTGGAGCTGTTGATGACATTGGAGGATCGGATTGATGGTTTGGAAATCGACCCGGATGAATTGGAACCCGATGTTTTTGATACAGTGGGTTCACTGGCTGCATACATTGAGAAGCAGCTTGTAGCTGTCTGA
- a CDS encoding helix-turn-helix domain-containing protein encodes MLGPKIREIREQLGLSQKQLAGEDMTRSYISLIEKGRAVPSQRMLKIIAKRLNTPMEYFLGESTATDTDIGEAVLDKAKLYYKERNDRACIRMAHNVLTLTKDVLDQTEAYLLIMRSYNRLGEYRQALDNGEAAAFIVTRTGDRERIVQYYLEMGRAAFHSELFHAARKFYEQAYTYSSRLKYLQDEHIRALIYLGTTHLRLGNVDQGLEFYLKAEKEARMAGQPELYGEITLGLGKAYYMSEQDDHMQLSYDWTKKSVDSYKLARSESYVLALHNLAVIQLHMGQKKEALPLLGECAGIYDERNLPHKKASILEEISKIYLEERELQQAETVIKEALQLLELRDEGVLRAKLYRLLGLVFHEKDNSDEGYYFLRMSHDLLKRIHAEREADISHQILQLSKQKQKMEFDDYKSYIR; translated from the coding sequence ATGCTCGGACCTAAAATCCGGGAAATCCGGGAGCAGCTTGGACTATCCCAAAAACAACTGGCAGGCGAGGATATGACACGCTCTTATATCAGTCTCATCGAAAAAGGCAGAGCCGTTCCTTCTCAGCGAATGTTGAAAATCATAGCCAAACGATTGAATACACCCATGGAGTATTTTTTGGGGGAAAGTACAGCGACAGATACCGATATTGGAGAAGCCGTACTGGATAAGGCAAAGTTGTATTATAAGGAGCGCAACGATCGTGCCTGCATCCGGATGGCCCATAATGTGCTCACACTGACCAAAGATGTACTCGACCAGACTGAAGCCTATCTTCTCATCATGCGAAGCTATAATCGACTGGGAGAATACCGTCAGGCCTTGGACAATGGTGAAGCCGCAGCATTTATCGTAACTCGCACCGGAGATAGAGAGCGAATTGTCCAGTACTATTTGGAAATGGGACGCGCAGCTTTTCATTCTGAGTTGTTCCATGCTGCCCGCAAATTTTATGAACAGGCGTATACCTACAGCAGCCGACTAAAATACCTACAGGATGAACATATACGCGCGCTGATCTATCTTGGAACTACCCATTTGCGTCTAGGAAACGTTGATCAGGGATTGGAGTTCTATCTCAAGGCAGAGAAAGAAGCCCGCATGGCAGGCCAGCCGGAGCTCTATGGTGAGATTACGCTTGGTTTGGGAAAAGCCTATTATATGTCTGAACAAGACGATCACATGCAGTTAAGTTACGATTGGACCAAAAAATCGGTAGATTCATATAAACTGGCAAGAAGTGAGTCCTATGTCCTGGCGCTCCATAACCTTGCGGTCATACAGCTTCATATGGGGCAAAAAAAAGAAGCCCTTCCCTTGCTGGGTGAATGCGCCGGAATTTACGACGAACGCAATCTGCCCCACAAGAAGGCTTCCATATTGGAGGAAATCAGTAAAATTTATTTGGAAGAGCGCGAACTACAGCAAGCAGAGACTGTCATCAAAGAAGCTCTACAGTTGCTGGAGCTGCGAGATGAAGGGGTCCTACGGGCAAAATTATATCGTCTCCTCGGCTTGGTATTCCATGAGAAGGACAACTCTGATGAAGGATATTATTTTCTTCGGATGAGCCACGATCTCCTAAAACGTATTCATGCCGAACGTGAGGCTGACATCAGCCACCAGATACTTCAGTTAAGCAAGCAAAAACAAAAAATGGAATTTGATGACTACAAGTCATATATCAGATAA